The Miscanthus floridulus cultivar M001 chromosome 7, ASM1932011v1, whole genome shotgun sequence genome includes a region encoding these proteins:
- the LOC136465730 gene encoding uncharacterized protein — translation MHLGRYPLVVDPIIDVKRLTKVLMVGGSGLNIMYAETLDAMGIDQACIRPTRAPFHGIMLGKQAILIGQIDLPITFENLSNYRIETFTFERAYECEVESYELASMTLTSEELAAIRKDITEGALDVKRVARSFEPTENIKEVLVDPDNSTNKMVCIGTALSPK, via the exons ATGCACCTAGGTAGGTACCCGCTCGTGGTTGACCCTATCATCGAtgtgaagcggctcaccaaggtattgatggttggaggtagcggcctcaacatcatgtatgccgagACACTCGATGCTATGGGCATCGATCAAGCATGCATCCGGCCAACCAGGGCACCTTTCCACGGTATCATGCTGGGAAAGCAGGCCATACTgatcgggcagatcgacctacccatcacctttgAGAATCTGTCCAACTATAGGATAGAGACCTTCACCTTTGAG agggcctatgagtgtgaggtcgagagCTATGAGCTCGCTTCGATGACCCTCACTTCTGAGGAGCTCGCGGCCATCAGGAAGGACATCACCGAAGGAGCGCTCGATGTGAAGCGAGTGGCTAGATCCTTTGAGCCTACGGAGaacatcaaggaggtcctcgtcGACCCCGACAATTCCACTAACAAGATGGTGTGCATCGGCACCGCCCTCTCCCCCAAGTAG